A single genomic interval of Brevibacillus brevis harbors:
- a CDS encoding GNAT family N-acetyltransferase, with product MSRQWIEWYEGTSAEQIPWEQAQDADYVKSYLLPMMTEQPSRYVQNVQTRMHALRVGDRIMPVTVNDTEYDNSYVSSAFTHYVTYAKEELGMLDSAVLRRVLSTVLTGLGHWMKKSQCNKMVIVNNWLLSTNLYPDVSADEVKDITENGIQKFPGHIIAFRSVCRRLYPDFYTGLVEKGYLMVPSRYVYLFHPDWPAQGKWRVRNTLNRDRKMLAKSGYRILRHEELEEQHVERIVALYNALYLDKYSQHNPQFSVDFVRLAIQKRTLTLIALEKDGRLDGILGYFERKGVMTTPLFGYDTTLPKETGLYRMLSCLLVQEAQSKGILLHQSAGVGAFKADRGAEGEPEYTAVYVKHLPFYRQAVWKVLAVLLNQIGIKMVEKYRL from the coding sequence GTGAGCAGGCAATGGATTGAATGGTATGAAGGGACCTCGGCGGAGCAAATCCCTTGGGAACAGGCGCAGGATGCCGACTATGTCAAAAGCTATTTGCTGCCCATGATGACGGAACAACCATCCCGCTATGTGCAAAATGTACAGACGCGGATGCATGCACTCCGTGTAGGCGATCGGATCATGCCCGTAACGGTGAACGATACCGAGTACGACAATTCGTATGTCAGTTCGGCGTTTACCCATTACGTGACGTACGCGAAGGAAGAGCTAGGCATGCTCGATTCAGCGGTGTTGAGGCGGGTGTTGTCGACTGTACTCACAGGGCTTGGACACTGGATGAAAAAAAGCCAATGCAACAAAATGGTCATCGTCAACAATTGGCTGTTATCAACGAATCTGTATCCTGATGTGAGTGCAGATGAAGTGAAGGACATCACGGAAAACGGCATCCAAAAGTTCCCCGGCCATATCATCGCGTTTCGATCTGTTTGTCGCAGGCTGTATCCGGATTTTTACACGGGGCTCGTAGAGAAGGGCTATCTCATGGTTCCCAGTCGCTACGTCTACCTGTTTCACCCCGATTGGCCAGCGCAGGGCAAGTGGCGGGTCCGCAATACGCTCAACCGCGATCGAAAAATGCTTGCCAAATCCGGCTATCGCATTCTGCGTCATGAGGAGTTGGAAGAACAGCATGTCGAGCGTATCGTTGCTTTATACAACGCGCTGTATCTGGATAAATACTCTCAGCATAATCCACAGTTTTCGGTGGACTTTGTCCGACTGGCGATACAAAAGAGGACATTGACCCTCATCGCCTTGGAAAAAGACGGACGACTGGACGGCATTCTTGGCTATTTTGAGCGAAAGGGTGTGATGACGACACCGCTATTCGGCTATGATACGACGCTCCCCAAAGAAACCGGGCTGTATCGGATGTTGTCGTGCCTCTTGGTACAAGAAGCACAGAGCAAAGGCATCCTGCTCCATCAAAGTGCTGGCGTGGGCGCATTCAAAGCGGACAGGGGAGCCGAGGGGGAACCGGAATATACAGCGGTGTATGTCAAGCATTTGCCGTTTTATCGTCAAGCTGTCTGGAAGGTGCTCGCTGTCTTGCTGAATCAAATCGGGATCAAGATGGTAGAGAAGTACCGACTGTAA
- a CDS encoding NAD-dependent epimerase/dehydratase family protein → MNKRVLVTGATGFLGQKLATRLHEMGYEVTAQGRDERIGRQLQDRGIRFLRADLRDREAMLNACRDQDIVHHTAAFSSPWGTYRDMYETNVTGTIHVIEGCKQHGIRRLVHVSTPSIYFNFDDKLGIPEDEPMPVRFANTYAQTKYQAELEVDKAFLAGLPTITIRPRALFGPGDNAILPRLIRANEKKFVPLIDGGKAIIDLTYVENVVDALILCMDSPAHTLGQAYNITNGEPVTMIEVLSDVFRRLGVPLKTRELPYWKAYAAAWVLETLSKTVLGYREPVLTRYSVGVLAKSQTLDISKAKRDLGYEPRVSIAQGIETFTDWWRTHDGR, encoded by the coding sequence ATGAACAAGCGAGTTCTAGTAACAGGGGCGACGGGGTTTCTCGGACAGAAGCTGGCTACACGACTGCATGAAATGGGCTATGAGGTGACAGCACAAGGACGCGACGAGCGAATCGGCCGACAATTGCAGGATCGAGGCATTCGATTCCTTCGGGCAGACCTAAGAGACAGAGAAGCTATGTTGAACGCTTGCCGTGATCAGGACATCGTGCATCATACGGCTGCTTTTTCCTCCCCGTGGGGCACGTACCGTGACATGTACGAGACGAATGTGACAGGAACCATTCATGTGATCGAGGGCTGCAAGCAACACGGTATCCGGCGTCTGGTCCATGTATCGACGCCAAGTATTTATTTTAATTTTGACGACAAGCTGGGAATCCCCGAAGATGAGCCGATGCCCGTACGGTTTGCCAATACATACGCACAGACCAAATACCAGGCGGAGCTGGAAGTCGACAAGGCGTTTCTTGCAGGGCTTCCGACGATAACGATTCGTCCGCGGGCCTTGTTTGGCCCTGGGGACAATGCAATTCTTCCCAGATTGATCCGCGCCAATGAAAAGAAATTCGTTCCGCTGATCGACGGAGGCAAGGCGATCATTGATTTGACCTATGTGGAAAATGTCGTGGACGCGCTGATCTTGTGCATGGATTCTCCAGCGCACACATTAGGCCAGGCTTACAACATTACAAATGGCGAGCCAGTGACGATGATCGAGGTGTTGTCAGATGTGTTTCGTCGCTTGGGGGTTCCGCTGAAAACGCGCGAGCTGCCATATTGGAAGGCGTATGCGGCAGCTTGGGTACTGGAGACACTCTCCAAGACCGTTTTGGGCTATCGCGAGCCAGTTTTGACGCGTTACTCGGTAGGCGTGCTCGCCAAATCACAAACCTTGGACATCTCAAAGGCGAAGCGCGATCTGGGCTATGAACCGCGGGTGAGCATTGCCCAGGGCATCGAGACGTTTACAGATTGGTGGAGGACGCATGATGGACGTTAA
- a CDS encoding response regulator transcription factor — MKHILIIEDDMVIAEVQKDYLEANGYSVDVATSGDTGLQKALQEEYDLLILDLMLPIVDGFEICKQVRKAKNIPILLVSAKKEDIDKIRGLGLGADDHISKPFSLGELVARVKAHLARYDRLVSDAKPHTAKEEIRLRGIRIDKLARRVYINGSEVAFTSKEYDLLLFLVAHPNWVFSKTELFEKIWGLDSYGDIATVTVHISKLREKIESDPAKPQYIETVWGVGYRFLL; from the coding sequence TTGAAACATATTTTAATCATTGAAGATGACATGGTGATCGCAGAGGTGCAAAAGGATTACTTGGAGGCAAACGGCTACTCGGTCGATGTCGCGACTTCCGGCGATACAGGGTTGCAAAAGGCACTGCAAGAGGAGTATGACCTCCTGATACTAGACCTGATGCTCCCGATCGTGGATGGCTTCGAAATCTGCAAGCAAGTCCGCAAAGCCAAAAATATTCCGATCCTACTCGTCTCCGCGAAAAAGGAAGACATCGACAAGATCCGTGGACTGGGTCTGGGTGCCGATGATCATATTAGCAAGCCTTTTAGCTTGGGCGAACTGGTAGCGAGGGTCAAAGCCCATCTGGCGCGTTACGACCGCCTCGTCTCCGATGCCAAACCGCATACGGCAAAAGAGGAGATCAGGCTTCGGGGGATTCGCATCGACAAGCTGGCGAGGAGAGTTTACATCAACGGAAGCGAAGTGGCTTTCACTTCCAAGGAATATGACCTCCTGCTCTTTTTGGTAGCCCACCCCAACTGGGTATTTAGCAAAACAGAGCTGTTTGAAAAGATTTGGGGTCTCGATTCGTACGGGGATATCGCGACGGTGACGGTGCATATCAGCAAGCTGCGGGAAAAAATAGAAAGCGATCCGGCTAAGCCGCAGTACATTGAGACGGTGTGGGGTGTCGGTTATCGCTTTTTACTGTAG
- a CDS encoding DMT family transporter, giving the protein MNKILFGILVVVTTSLMGSSFAVGKIGLAYFSPLLLVGLRFTLAGLIMGAWVWKKPLPKSAGDWGKLCLIGFLQTAAVMGCIFLSLRTITAGESSILTFMNPLLVVIWGTLFLGISYRLTQWMGVLIGLVGVFITLGFHLQWETGTLFGIGSALAWSMATILVKKWGVRFNVWVMTAYQMLFGGVLLLVMGFTLETPKLIVTPAAVFVVLWLAIMASIVQFATWFYLLNHGDPGRTSAFLFLAPFFGVLSGWMLLGEVVHWQVYVGGLLIFAGIFLVNWTFVPRRQVSEKARLAE; this is encoded by the coding sequence ATGAATAAAATTTTGTTCGGGATACTTGTCGTCGTGACAACATCATTGATGGGCTCGTCTTTTGCGGTAGGAAAGATTGGATTGGCCTATTTTTCACCATTGCTGCTGGTAGGGCTGCGCTTTACGTTGGCAGGACTGATCATGGGCGCGTGGGTATGGAAAAAGCCGCTCCCGAAGTCGGCGGGTGACTGGGGGAAGCTGTGTTTGATCGGATTTTTGCAGACGGCTGCCGTCATGGGATGTATCTTTTTGAGTCTGCGTACGATCACAGCGGGTGAATCCTCGATCCTGACATTTATGAATCCACTGCTCGTGGTCATATGGGGAACGTTGTTTCTAGGAATATCCTATCGGCTGACGCAATGGATGGGAGTTCTGATTGGACTGGTTGGGGTGTTCATCACGCTTGGCTTCCATTTGCAATGGGAGACGGGGACGCTGTTTGGTATCGGGTCCGCCCTTGCGTGGTCAATGGCCACGATTCTCGTGAAAAAGTGGGGAGTCCGCTTCAATGTGTGGGTGATGACAGCCTATCAGATGCTGTTCGGAGGAGTTCTTCTTCTCGTGATGGGGTTCACGCTGGAAACGCCGAAGCTGATTGTGACACCGGCCGCTGTGTTCGTCGTCCTCTGGCTCGCGATCATGGCTTCCATTGTGCAGTTTGCGACGTGGTTTTACTTGCTGAATCACGGAGATCCGGGCAGGACGAGTGCTTTTTTGTTCCTCGCTCCGTTCTTCGGTGTTTTGTCAGGTTGGATGTTGCTGGGTGAGGTAGTGCACTGGCAGGTGTATGTGGGAGGATTGTTGATTTTCGCAGGGATTTTCCTGGTGAATTGGACGTTTGTTCCGCGAAGGCAAGTAAGTGAAAAAGCACGGCTGGCTGAGTAG
- a CDS encoding beta-ketoacyl-ACP synthase III, with product MERKIKILGTGKYLPTRRVTAAELEEKLGLAAGWVEKKSGVSVRHFVTNETAAQMGAIAARRALEAAGLSLHDIDCIVCASGTAQQEIPCTAALIQEELQLSKSGIPCFDINATCLSFVTALDVMSCQMAVGIYERVLIISSEISSAGLNWEQKESCVLFGDGAAAVVIGRTPETESSRILGSSMKTYSEGAHYSEIRGGGTLIHPSQFAQGREADFAFDMDGRKIFRLTSQLITGFVDRLLSSASVTKEQIRTVIPHQASGMAMRIMAGKLGFRDQQMVNILAEHGNVIAASIPMALHEAIGQNRVQRGDLLMLLGTSAGLSLGGIVLEY from the coding sequence ATGGAGAGAAAAATCAAAATCCTCGGAACAGGGAAATACTTGCCTACTCGGCGTGTGACAGCGGCAGAACTGGAAGAAAAGTTGGGACTTGCGGCTGGATGGGTAGAGAAAAAGTCCGGGGTAAGCGTCAGGCATTTTGTGACGAACGAAACGGCTGCACAGATGGGAGCCATCGCTGCTAGGCGTGCTTTGGAAGCGGCGGGCCTCTCCCTTCACGATATCGATTGTATCGTATGTGCAAGCGGGACGGCACAGCAGGAAATCCCTTGCACGGCTGCCTTGATTCAAGAAGAGCTTCAACTAAGTAAATCAGGTATTCCTTGCTTTGATATAAATGCGACATGTCTAAGTTTTGTCACTGCGTTGGATGTGATGTCGTGCCAAATGGCAGTCGGTATTTACGAGCGAGTCTTGATCATTTCCTCGGAGATATCCTCCGCAGGTTTGAATTGGGAGCAAAAAGAGAGCTGTGTGCTGTTCGGAGATGGAGCTGCGGCTGTTGTCATTGGCAGGACGCCAGAAACAGAAAGCTCCCGCATCTTGGGTTCAAGTATGAAAACATACAGTGAAGGAGCGCACTATTCCGAAATAAGGGGGGGCGGTACGCTGATCCACCCGAGCCAATTTGCGCAAGGAAGAGAAGCAGACTTTGCATTTGATATGGACGGACGGAAAATTTTTCGACTGACCTCGCAGTTGATTACCGGCTTTGTGGATCGCTTGTTGTCTTCAGCCTCCGTAACCAAGGAGCAAATTCGTACAGTTATTCCTCATCAGGCCAGTGGGATGGCGATGCGGATCATGGCAGGCAAGCTTGGGTTTCGCGACCAGCAAATGGTGAACATTCTGGCAGAGCATGGCAATGTCATCGCAGCTTCGATTCCGATGGCGCTGCATGAAGCGATTGGGCAGAATCGGGTACAGCGAGGCGATCTCCTGATGCTTCTGGGCACATCTGCCGGCTTGTCTCTCGGAGGAATTGTGCTTGAATACTAA
- a CDS encoding ArsR/SmtB family transcription factor produces MSTSPNIIEVASLIGEPSRVSILVSLMNGKALPASELARTAKVTPQTASTHLAKLVEGGLLVSESHGRHRYYRLASPDVAHALESLMTIAAPKPVRSLRESDQLRAIRYARTCYDHLAGELGVALTQKMLELQLIEATEQDYVLSEAGKAKLQSLGVDLVAKPKSRRRFARPCLDWSERRHHLAGSLGASLTNRFFELGWIERVPGGRAVRVTPLGISGFMTEFGLHVDECKKHS; encoded by the coding sequence ATGAGTACCAGCCCGAATATTATAGAGGTCGCGTCCCTCATAGGAGAACCATCCCGCGTCTCCATCCTGGTCAGCCTGATGAACGGCAAGGCACTCCCCGCCAGTGAACTCGCACGAACCGCAAAAGTCACCCCCCAAACGGCAAGCACGCATTTGGCAAAGCTGGTGGAAGGCGGCCTCTTGGTCAGCGAGTCACACGGTCGACACCGCTACTATCGACTAGCCAGCCCTGATGTCGCCCATGCCCTGGAATCGTTAATGACGATCGCTGCACCTAAGCCTGTTCGTTCCTTGCGCGAGTCCGACCAATTGCGAGCCATCCGCTATGCTCGCACCTGCTACGACCATCTCGCAGGCGAATTGGGGGTTGCCCTGACGCAGAAAATGCTGGAACTACAGTTGATTGAAGCCACCGAACAAGACTACGTGCTCAGCGAAGCGGGAAAAGCCAAGCTGCAATCACTCGGCGTAGACCTTGTGGCCAAGCCGAAGAGCAGACGTCGCTTTGCCCGTCCGTGTTTGGATTGGAGCGAGCGTCGCCACCACTTGGCAGGCAGCCTCGGGGCCTCACTCACCAACCGATTTTTTGAGCTTGGCTGGATCGAGCGAGTGCCAGGAGGGAGAGCAGTCCGTGTCACGCCGTTAGGCATCTCTGGATTTATGACCGAGTTCGGACTGCATGTAGATGAATGCAAAAAGCACAGCTAG
- a CDS encoding M23 family metallopeptidase, which produces MKKVWISLGVGAILLTGCAAQSEATAIPSTTESPTMKGEGAKTMTVKAESFVQALLNGKIEDVYEQTSSSFKQQVSKAQFVEGYTAFSSGLKSWNHYSRTSVNGSDYDTWVDQDAKRGLVLTTDEKGSITGVLLKPLQSYPDTDNALTKLAYSAPFTGEWYVFWGGQNVLSNYHYEVESQRYAYDLIQVKDGLSYKGDPAKNESYFAFGQEILAPQAGTVVHVVNDLKDNVPVGAMNAQQPAGNVVILDHGHGEFSYFAHLKEGSAKVKVGDRVKKGDLLGLCGNSGNSSEPHLHYQVSDGKDLFNSKSIRVQWENGLNPRQGDSIPAQ; this is translated from the coding sequence ATGAAAAAAGTTTGGATTTCACTCGGCGTAGGAGCAATTCTTTTGACAGGATGTGCTGCGCAATCAGAAGCAACCGCAATCCCCTCTACTACTGAATCCCCCACGATGAAAGGTGAAGGTGCAAAGACGATGACGGTTAAAGCGGAATCTTTTGTGCAAGCGCTCCTTAACGGAAAAATAGAGGATGTATATGAGCAAACAAGCTCGTCATTCAAACAGCAGGTTTCAAAAGCACAGTTTGTAGAAGGGTATACTGCTTTTAGCTCGGGGTTGAAGTCGTGGAATCACTATTCCCGCACGTCCGTAAATGGCAGCGATTATGACACCTGGGTGGATCAGGACGCCAAACGGGGCCTCGTCCTTACGACGGATGAAAAAGGCAGCATTACGGGCGTTTTATTAAAGCCGCTGCAAAGCTACCCTGACACCGACAATGCTTTGACAAAGCTGGCGTACAGCGCACCGTTTACAGGTGAGTGGTATGTGTTCTGGGGAGGTCAGAATGTCCTTTCGAACTATCATTACGAGGTAGAGAGCCAACGCTATGCATACGATCTGATTCAGGTTAAAGACGGATTATCCTACAAGGGGGACCCTGCGAAAAACGAGAGCTACTTCGCATTCGGGCAAGAAATACTCGCACCACAGGCAGGAACCGTCGTACATGTCGTCAATGATCTCAAGGATAATGTCCCTGTCGGAGCGATGAACGCACAGCAACCCGCTGGCAACGTCGTCATCCTCGATCATGGCCATGGAGAATTCAGCTACTTCGCCCATCTGAAGGAAGGCTCCGCCAAGGTAAAGGTTGGCGATCGTGTGAAGAAAGGGGATTTGCTTGGGCTATGCGGCAACTCTGGCAATTCCAGCGAGCCTCATCTGCATTATCAGGTCTCTGACGGCAAAGATTTGTTCAATAGCAAATCCATTCGTGTGCAGTGGGAGAACGGATTGAATCCGCGTCAGGGTGACAGCATTCCTGCACAATAA
- a CDS encoding MBL fold metallo-hydrolase, whose product MMDVKLTLMDTGYCQQLEMFSRKGGRMKNIPFHAIAGLIEHPVHGLLLFDTGYSQRFFEATSKLPYSLYGKITPVFSEAHESISEQLAARGIKTTDIAGILISHFHADHIGGLRDFPHARLYCFESAYNHVKGKTGWAALREAYLPDLMPDDFEERVTFIDRAGLVALPEAYAPYTVGYDLFADQSLYIVDLNGHAIGQFGVFLRDRDHGDVFLCADAAWSSEAFRGNLLPHPLARLIMADRQAYREHLHKLHVLFRQRPDMKIMPTHCGEVWQASRGAFTWRS is encoded by the coding sequence ATGATGGACGTTAAACTGACGCTGATGGATACGGGCTACTGCCAGCAGCTCGAGATGTTTTCACGAAAAGGCGGCCGGATGAAAAACATTCCGTTTCACGCCATCGCAGGGCTTATTGAGCACCCCGTCCACGGCTTGCTGCTCTTTGATACCGGTTATTCGCAACGCTTTTTTGAAGCCACGAGTAAGCTTCCTTATTCGTTGTACGGCAAAATAACGCCTGTATTCTCGGAGGCACACGAGAGTATTTCTGAACAGCTCGCAGCACGCGGAATCAAAACGACAGACATAGCAGGTATTCTCATTTCTCATTTCCATGCGGATCATATCGGCGGTTTGCGCGATTTTCCGCATGCCCGACTGTACTGCTTCGAGAGTGCCTACAACCACGTCAAGGGAAAGACGGGGTGGGCGGCGCTACGGGAGGCGTACTTGCCTGATTTAATGCCTGACGATTTCGAAGAGCGGGTGACTTTCATTGATCGAGCAGGGCTGGTGGCATTGCCTGAAGCTTACGCGCCATATACCGTAGGCTACGATTTGTTTGCGGATCAGAGTCTGTACATCGTTGATCTGAACGGACATGCAATCGGGCAGTTTGGTGTGTTCCTGCGCGATCGAGATCATGGGGATGTATTTTTGTGCGCGGATGCCGCTTGGTCGAGTGAAGCCTTTCGTGGCAACTTGTTGCCTCATCCACTGGCTAGGTTGATCATGGCGGATCGACAGGCGTATCGCGAGCATTTGCACAAGTTGCATGTGCTATTCCGCCAACGTCCCGACATGAAAATCATGCCGACACACTGCGGGGAAGTCTGGCAGGCCAGCAGAGGAGCGTTCACATGGAGATCATGA
- a CDS encoding ATP-grasp domain-containing protein, which translates to MNTKQSVLLTGGRAPATLELARLLGSAGHRVIVAESARRHLCQHSRYVERSYQVPPPRQQPDAYIEKLCEIMQRERIDLLIPTCEEIFYVSRGRDRLLDFGEVLVEGIKVLRSLHDKWLFAEMAREVGALVPQTVRVQSPAHLREAMLQARGPVVLKPVYSRFAAHVRIVADPSSAAGQSKLPEPTVRQPWLVQQFIKGKQVCSYAVAQDGQLTLYADYETTHTAGQGASIHFAYSAHPQVREFVSRFVQRHTFSGQIAFDFMENEQGELYVIECNPRLTSGVHLFAGQQEAATAYFSDQGKTVVPAGKQACMLGMAMLTYGLAGMTNGQKAKRWVSDLLSARDVLFRRDDPRPFFDQFSMLADLAWQSFRTKKSMIACSTSDIEWNGEEA; encoded by the coding sequence TTGAATACTAAACAATCAGTCTTGCTGACAGGAGGACGAGCTCCAGCTACGTTGGAGCTGGCCCGCTTGCTGGGTTCTGCGGGACATCGGGTCATTGTAGCGGAGAGTGCGCGGCGACATTTATGCCAGCACTCTCGTTATGTAGAGCGCTCCTACCAAGTGCCTCCTCCCCGTCAACAGCCCGATGCTTATATCGAAAAGCTGTGCGAAATCATGCAGCGTGAGCGTATCGATCTTTTGATCCCGACTTGCGAGGAGATATTCTACGTATCGCGCGGGCGTGATCGCTTGCTTGATTTCGGTGAAGTGCTTGTAGAAGGAATAAAGGTGCTGCGTTCGTTGCACGACAAATGGCTTTTTGCCGAAATGGCGCGCGAGGTGGGAGCACTGGTTCCACAGACGGTGCGGGTACAATCTCCTGCTCACTTGCGGGAGGCTATGCTGCAAGCAAGGGGGCCTGTTGTGCTCAAGCCTGTCTATTCTCGCTTCGCAGCTCATGTACGAATCGTAGCAGACCCGTCCTCTGCGGCAGGGCAGTCCAAGCTACCTGAGCCGACAGTTAGGCAACCATGGCTAGTCCAACAGTTTATAAAAGGAAAACAGGTGTGCAGCTACGCTGTTGCTCAGGATGGACAGCTCACCTTGTACGCCGATTATGAAACAACACATACGGCAGGACAGGGGGCCTCGATTCACTTCGCCTATTCAGCCCACCCACAGGTAAGAGAATTTGTTAGTCGCTTCGTGCAACGACATACGTTTAGCGGACAAATCGCATTTGATTTCATGGAGAATGAGCAGGGAGAGCTATACGTAATCGAGTGCAATCCGCGACTGACAAGCGGTGTGCATTTGTTTGCGGGACAGCAAGAGGCTGCTACTGCTTATTTTTCTGATCAGGGAAAAACTGTTGTTCCTGCTGGAAAGCAAGCTTGCATGCTAGGGATGGCGATGCTGACATACGGCCTTGCTGGCATGACGAATGGCCAGAAGGCAAAGCGTTGGGTGAGCGACCTGCTTTCAGCGAGAGATGTACTGTTTAGGCGGGATGATCCGCGTCCTTTTTTTGATCAGTTCTCCATGCTGGCAGATTTGGCTTGGCAGAGCTTTCGAACGAAAAAAAGCATGATCGCTTGCAGTACGAGCGATATCGAATGGAACGGAGAAGAGGCGTAA
- a CDS encoding response regulator transcription factor: MKDAAILLVDDEQAILQLLETVLHKEGFHSIDKVKTSEEALCACERKSYDLIVLDVTLPNMSGIEACPFIRRLTDAPILFLSARDTDFDKLTGFAVGGDDYVTKPFNPMEIVARIKALLRRTRKPNPVVPTAPVQGVYDFGRFQVYEAAGELCVEGKVIPCPSLVFQLLLFLCKNPNRIFSKSELYERVWGVNSLRDDNTIMVHIHRIRERIEPDPAQPEFLVNVRGLGYKMVKKGLPNEY; encoded by the coding sequence GTGAAAGATGCAGCTATCCTTCTCGTGGACGATGAGCAAGCCATCCTCCAATTGCTTGAGACCGTACTGCACAAAGAAGGATTCCACTCGATCGACAAGGTGAAAACGTCCGAGGAGGCGCTTTGTGCTTGCGAGCGAAAAAGCTATGACCTGATCGTCCTGGACGTAACGCTTCCGAACATGAGCGGCATAGAGGCTTGCCCATTCATCCGCCGTCTGACGGATGCGCCGATTTTGTTCTTGAGTGCAAGAGATACCGATTTTGACAAGCTGACCGGATTTGCCGTTGGCGGAGATGATTACGTGACGAAGCCGTTTAATCCGATGGAAATTGTCGCACGCATCAAGGCATTGCTTCGCCGTACGCGCAAACCGAACCCGGTCGTACCGACAGCACCCGTTCAAGGTGTCTATGATTTTGGTCGTTTTCAAGTCTATGAAGCAGCAGGGGAGCTCTGTGTGGAGGGGAAAGTCATTCCTTGTCCATCCCTTGTTTTCCAACTGTTGCTATTTTTGTGCAAAAATCCGAATCGGATATTTTCGAAAAGCGAGCTGTACGAACGAGTATGGGGCGTGAATAGCTTACGTGACGACAACACCATCATGGTACATATCCACCGGATTCGGGAGCGCATCGAGCCCGATCCAGCGCAGCCGGAGTTTTTGGTGAACGTCAGGGGACTCGGGTACAAAATGGTGAAAAAGGGCCTTCCTAATGAATATTAA
- a CDS encoding F390 synthetase-related protein yields the protein MEIMTLLKQYVKTKWHARRFSSREQLVKWQEAQVGAMLSRILPASPFYRKRVGTPEQWRQIEPIDKQRMMDHFDELNTCGIKKEEAFAIALKAETTRDFTPQLNGVTVGLSSGTSGNRGLFLVGPQEQAKWAGVILAKALPGQLWSTHRIAFFLRANSNLYTAVNRRRIQFSFFDLQIPLDQHLDHLNQYQPTVLVAPASMLRMLATAQRQGKLRISPIKVISVAEVLDPLDQTYIAEVFGQIVHQIYQCTEGLLAVSCSHGTLHVNEDLVVVEKEYLDEQKERFFPIITDFSRTTQPIIRYRLNDILTEKRTSCPCGSVFMALESIEGRADDLFVFRHENEARWISVFPDFIRRAVITSSDAIEEYTVRQQSYEQVEVALLMKGGEGPSTQEQERVRQSLERVIADQQGQLPAIVFAPYELNLGTKKLRRVERMFVQGEQAMD from the coding sequence ATGGAGATCATGACACTCTTGAAGCAGTATGTAAAAACGAAGTGGCATGCCCGTCGGTTTTCCTCGCGTGAGCAGCTAGTAAAATGGCAAGAAGCGCAGGTCGGAGCGATGTTGTCTCGCATTTTGCCAGCTTCTCCTTTTTACCGAAAGAGAGTGGGAACGCCAGAACAATGGAGACAAATCGAGCCGATTGATAAACAGCGCATGATGGACCATTTTGACGAGCTGAATACGTGCGGGATCAAGAAGGAAGAAGCGTTTGCGATTGCACTGAAAGCAGAAACGACACGCGATTTCACTCCCCAATTAAATGGGGTGACCGTTGGCTTATCTTCTGGGACATCTGGTAATCGCGGGCTTTTCCTTGTAGGGCCGCAGGAGCAGGCGAAATGGGCAGGGGTGATTTTGGCGAAAGCACTGCCTGGTCAGCTATGGTCGACACATCGGATTGCTTTTTTCTTGCGAGCGAATAGCAACCTGTATACGGCGGTCAACAGGCGCCGCATTCAATTCTCGTTCTTCGATCTGCAAATACCGCTCGATCAGCATCTTGATCACCTGAATCAGTATCAGCCGACCGTGCTGGTTGCGCCAGCCTCGATGTTGAGAATGCTCGCGACTGCCCAGCGTCAGGGGAAATTGCGGATATCTCCGATCAAGGTGATCTCGGTGGCAGAAGTGCTGGACCCGTTGGATCAAACGTACATCGCAGAAGTGTTCGGGCAGATTGTGCATCAAATTTATCAATGCACAGAAGGGCTGCTTGCGGTGAGCTGTTCACACGGGACGTTGCATGTCAATGAAGACCTCGTAGTGGTGGAAAAGGAGTATCTCGATGAGCAAAAGGAGCGATTCTTTCCGATCATCACAGATTTTTCTCGGACGACACAGCCGATTATCCGTTATCGTTTGAACGACATATTGACGGAAAAGCGTACGTCATGTCCGTGCGGCTCGGTGTTTATGGCGCTGGAATCGATTGAGGGCAGGGCGGATGATCTATTTGTTTTTCGCCATGAAAACGAAGCGCGATGGATATCGGTCTTTCCTGATTTCATCCGTCGGGCTGTCATTACCTCGTCTGATGCGATAGAAGAGTATACAGTACGACAGCAAAGCTACGAGCAAGTCGAGGTAGCACTGCTCATGAAGGGTGGGGAAGGACCGTCCACGCAAGAGCAGGAGCGAGTACGCCAAAGCCTGGAGCGAGTCATTGCCGATCAGCAAGGGCAATTGCCTGCGATTGTGTTTGCACCGTATGAGTTGAATCTCGGTACGAAAAAATTGCGGCGGGTAGAGAGGATGTTTGTTCAAGGTGAGCAGGCAATGGATTGA